One Myotis daubentonii chromosome 3, mMyoDau2.1, whole genome shotgun sequence genomic window carries:
- the KLHDC7A gene encoding kelch domain-containing protein 7A has product MLPEGGGGAAAQDWHLDMQLTGKVVLSAATLLLLTAAYRLYKSRPARAPLWGRSTKAKAEEEAEGSGQPEAQGAAPGAPHRGLRCRSGNKGPGVLLGGSWENPGGSQVLGTPSSNLEAGETWKPERKGAGEDESWRCLESGLAPPRCGGQDAGTAAGGKPELPHRPPLGSEPKSSPAVLAAVDGSGVGGGPAPWQDGGLPEQPGAGEQASPLQPWMAHWEGKTEMSQSWVLTHVLEACREEVGALRAASNMGLALHQQEGATNASYTFSSVARVRVEESLLQEKVAGMRPRLQGKVYEYYVESTSQATSRGRLAPRTAALAKAPPPLPGPLGTGTVPRGLDDDREGGADPAASPQPVLPPTGGFSRKESLLQIADNPEFQLQLHGFESPTPSGTDQTAPSSPPISEEPLESSAAGSSGDPHLELVARTNFFHLPLTPGSAPDVRLDLGNCYEVLTLAKRQNLEALKEAAYKVMSDNYLQVLRSPDIYGRLSGAERDLVLQRRLRGRKHLVVADVCPQEDAGRLCCYDDEQDAWHLLAPLPPEAVSRGCAICSLFNYVFVVSGCQGSGCRPSSRVFCYNPLTGIWSEVCPLNQARPHCRLVALDGYLYAIGGECLNTVERYDPRMDRWAFAPPLPNDTFALAHTAVACAGDIFVTGGTLRYLLLRFSAPEQRWQVGPTGGGKDRTAEMVAVDGFLYRFDLNRSLGISVYRCSASARLWYECATYRTPYPDAFQCAVVGGLVYCVGRRRTLLFLADNISPRFVPKELRSFPSPQGTLLPTVLTLPSLHVPQTRV; this is encoded by the coding sequence ATGCtccctgaaggaggaggaggagctgcggCCCAGGACTGGCATTTGGACATGCAGCTGACGGGCAAGGTGGTGCTGTCCGCGGCCACCCTGCTCCTGCTGACCGCAGCCTACCGCCTGTACAAGTCAAGGCCTGCCCGAGCCCCGCTGTGGGGCAGGAGCACCAAGGCCAAGGCCGAGGAGGAGGCAGAAGGCTCCGGGCAGCCGGAAGCCCAGGGGGCTGCTCCCGGGGCACCCCATCGGGGCCTGAGATGTCGGAGCGGAAACAAGGGGCCTGGAGTACTGTTGGGCGGCAGCTGGGAGAATCCGGGGGGCTCCCAGGTCCTGGGAACCCCTTCCAGCAACTTGGAAGCCGGAGAGACTTGGAAGCCTGAGAGGAAAGGAGCTGGTGAGGACGAGAGTTGGCGGTGCCTGGAGTCCGGCCTGGCACCTCCTCGCTGCGGTGGCCAGGACGCCGGAACAGCTGCTGGCGGTAAGCCCGAACTGCCCCACCGCCCCCCTCTGGGCAGTGAACCCAAAAGCTCCCCAGCTGTCCTGGCTGCGGTGGACGGCAGCGGCGTGGGGGGTGGGCCAGCTCCGTGGCAGGACGGCGGGCTCCCTGagcagccaggggctggggagcaggcgTCCCCCCTCCAGCCCTGGATGGCCCACTGGGAAGGCAAGACTGAAATGAGCCAGAGCTGGGTCCTCACCCACGTGCTGGAGGCCtgcagggaagaggtgggggcCCTCCGGGCCGCCTCCAACATGGGCCTGGCCCTGCATCAGCAGGAGGGGGCCACCAACGCCTCCTACACCTTCTCCTCGGTGGCCCGGGTTCGAGTAGAGGAGAGTCTCCTACAGGAGAAGGTGGCGGGGATGcggcccaggctgcagggcaaGGTGTACGAGTACTACGTGGAATCTACCTCCCAGGCCACCTCCAGAGGCAGGCTGGCCCCCAGGACCGCGGCCCTGGCGAAGGCGCCACCTCCTCTGCCAGGCCCCCTGGGAACAGGGACAGTCCCCAGAGGCCTTGACGATGACAGAGAAGGGGGAGCCGATCCAGCCGCCTCCCCCCAGCCGGTGCTGCCCCCCACGGGGGGCTTCAGCAGGAAGGAGAGCCTCCTTCAGATCGCGGACAACCCCGAGTTCCAGCTGCAGCTCCATGGTTTCGAGAGCCCCACTCCATCCGGCACAGACCAGACCGCCCCATCCAGCCCCCCCATATCCGAGGAGCCTCTGGAGTCCAGCGCAGCCGGgagcagcggggacccccacctggaGCTCGTGGCCAGGACCAACTTCTTCCACCTCCCTCTCACCCCAGGGTCAGCCCCTGATGTCCGCCTGGACCTGGGCAACTGCTATGAGGTGTTGACCTTGGCCAAGAGGCAGAATCTGGAGGCGCTGAAGGAGGCTGCCTACAAGGTGATGAGTGACAACTACCTCCAGGTCCTGCGCAGCCCGGACATCTACGGGCGCCTGAGTGGGGCCGAGCGGGACCTGGTCCTCCAGAGGCGGCTCAGGGGCCGCAAGCACCTGGTGGTGGCCGACGTGTGCCCCCAGGAAGACGCTGGCCGCCTCTGTTGCTATGACGATGAGCAGGACGCCTGGCACCTGCTGGCCCCTCTGCCCCCGGAGGCTGTGTCCCGCGGCTGTGCCATCTGCAGTCTCTTCAATTATGTGTTCGTGGTGTCCGGGTGCCAGGGGTCCGGGTGCCGGCCCTCCAGCCGGGTCTTCTGCTACAACCCTCTGACGGGCATCTGGAGCGAGGTGTGCCCGCTGAACCAAGCCCGGCCGCACTGCCGGCTGGTGGCCCTGGACGGCTACCTGTACGCCATCGGGGGCGAGTGTCTGAACACAGTGGAGCGCTACGACCCTCGCATGGACCGCTGGGCcttcgcccctcccctccccaacgaCACCTTCGCCCTGGCGCACACGGCCGTGGCGTGCGCCGGGGACATCTTCGTCACGGGCGGCACGCTGCGCTACCTGCTGCTCCGCTTCTCGGCCCCGGAGCAGCGCTGGCAGGTCGGGCCCACGGGGGGCGGCAAGGACCGCACGGCCGAGATGGTGGCGGTCGACGGCTTCCTCTACCGCTTCGACCTCAACCGCAGCCTGGGCATCAGCGTGTACCGCTGCAGCGCCAGTGCCCGTCTCTGGTACGAGTGCGCCACGTACCGGACGCCCTACCCGGATGCCTTCCAGTGCGCCGTGGTGGGCGGCCTCGTCTACTGCGTGGGGCGCCGGCGCACGCTCCTCTTCCTGGCTGACAACATCTCGCCCAGGTTTGTGCCCAAGGAGCTGCGCAGCTTCCCCTCCCCGCAGGGCACCCTCCTGCCCACGGTCCTGACCTTGCCCAGCCTCCATGTGCCTCAGACCAGGGTCTAG